A genomic window from Micromonospora sp. WMMA1947 includes:
- a CDS encoding serine/threonine protein kinase — MWNLDPAGAFVVFGDQDSGCVSYGVESAGRRWFVKRARTPAARESLTRALGLHAAVRHPAVVRPEMVRDGTDGPTLVYPWCDGVVLNHATTGGGSDRRGLARFQRLPVAEVRAALDTILDAHLAVSAAGYVAVDLYDGCFLYDFDARRMRLIDLDEYRPGPFVLDSDRLPGSRRYLSPEELTRGATIDERTTVHALGRTLHHLLDGPAGWRGSALERAVVDRATRPGPASRQATVADLVRDWRAT, encoded by the coding sequence GTGTGGAACCTCGACCCGGCCGGCGCGTTCGTGGTCTTCGGCGATCAGGACTCCGGGTGCGTCTCCTACGGCGTGGAGTCGGCGGGCCGACGCTGGTTCGTCAAGCGGGCACGGACACCTGCCGCGCGTGAGTCGCTGACCCGCGCGCTGGGCCTGCACGCCGCCGTCCGGCACCCTGCCGTGGTCCGGCCCGAGATGGTGCGCGACGGCACCGACGGCCCGACGCTGGTGTACCCGTGGTGCGACGGCGTCGTGCTCAACCACGCCACCACCGGCGGCGGCAGTGACCGGAGAGGCCTGGCCCGCTTCCAGCGGCTGCCGGTCGCCGAGGTCCGTGCGGCGCTGGACACGATCCTCGACGCCCACCTGGCCGTGAGCGCGGCCGGGTACGTCGCCGTCGACCTGTACGACGGCTGCTTCCTCTACGATTTCGACGCCCGCCGGATGCGGCTGATCGACCTGGACGAGTACCGCCCGGGGCCGTTCGTGCTGGACTCCGACCGGCTGCCCGGCTCCCGTCGTTACCTGTCGCCGGAGGAGCTGACCCGGGGCGCGACGATCGACGAGCGCACGACAGTCCATGCGCTGGGCCGGACGCTGCACCACCTCCTCGACGGGCCGGCCGGCTGGCGGGGCAGTGCTCTTGAGCGCGCGGTCGTCGACCGTGCCACCCGGCCCGGCCCGGCGTCGCGGCAGGCCACGGTGGCCGATCTGGTCCGCGACTGGCGGGCCACCTGA